A single region of the Phycisphaerae bacterium genome encodes:
- a CDS encoding proprotein convertase P-domain-containing protein — MPDRIRPSFAALILTVALLVLGSRAAMAQPTDMIVTYCGPVDPDNSLILDDPTEVLESLLTLPTSGVIHDLDVQLGIEHSWVGDLRVHLIHFETGSYAVLVDRPGNPASPAGCGSNDLLVVLDDDGFGGPLEDQCGASSDASFPTSPPNFTPYQPLSAFNGESLDGNWLLSVTDLRPGNSGRLVSWCLRANLGSGEIRSTVSAAADSGADLCAPQSDELVVAPGTTLRFCYEVANPGEVGFDRLSLNSSLHGDVLVDEHIPLAPGADYRISQLATITADVVVTGTWQAGIADASLTSDDQITILIDSDGDGRADVHDQCPGGDDFVDSDGDGVADSCDGCPNDPEKTEPGVCGCGMPETDCGEVDNSNDNSNSNDNANDNTNLNGNKNDNTNLNGNDNSNSSDEGNANDNVGNDNLNSNGNGNSNLNGNTNQNSNANNNQNSNVDSGGNQNTNSGNQNGDGPAGLPFEDCLSHLNCGDGLCGAGVNFFAAIAAMFLFVARNRRTR; from the coding sequence ATGCCTGATCGAATACGACCATCCTTCGCGGCCCTGATTCTGACCGTCGCGCTACTGGTCCTCGGGAGCAGGGCGGCGATGGCGCAGCCGACCGATATGATTGTAACCTACTGCGGGCCGGTGGACCCGGACAATAGCTTGATCCTGGATGATCCAACGGAGGTGCTGGAATCACTCCTGACTCTTCCGACGTCCGGCGTGATTCATGATCTCGATGTTCAGCTTGGCATCGAGCATTCCTGGGTTGGCGACCTGCGTGTTCATCTGATTCACTTCGAGACCGGTTCGTATGCTGTGCTGGTTGATCGACCGGGAAACCCAGCGTCGCCGGCGGGGTGTGGGAGCAATGACCTACTTGTTGTGCTGGATGATGACGGCTTCGGCGGCCCACTTGAAGATCAGTGCGGGGCATCGAGCGACGCGTCATTTCCGACATCGCCTCCGAACTTCACTCCGTATCAGCCGCTGAGCGCATTTAACGGCGAAAGCCTCGACGGCAACTGGCTTCTGAGCGTGACGGATCTTCGTCCCGGCAATTCGGGTCGGCTTGTTTCATGGTGCCTCCGAGCCAACCTCGGTTCCGGGGAGATTCGCTCCACCGTCTCTGCGGCGGCTGACAGCGGCGCAGATTTGTGCGCGCCGCAGTCCGATGAACTGGTTGTCGCTCCCGGCACGACGTTGCGATTCTGCTATGAGGTGGCGAATCCCGGCGAAGTCGGGTTTGATCGGCTATCGCTGAATAGTTCGTTGCATGGAGATGTGCTTGTCGATGAGCATATTCCGCTGGCGCCGGGTGCGGACTACCGGATTTCTCAACTCGCGACCATCACGGCCGATGTGGTTGTGACGGGGACATGGCAGGCGGGCATCGCGGACGCGAGCCTGACTTCGGACGATCAAATCACGATATTGATTGATTCCGACGGGGACGGGCGCGCCGATGTTCATGATCAATGTCCGGGAGGAGATGATTTCGTCGATTCGGATGGTGACGGCGTCGCCGACAGTTGCGACGGATGCCCGAATGATCCCGAGAAGACGGAGCCGGGCGTCTGCGGGTGCGGCATGCCCGAGACGGACTGCGGCGAGGTCGACAATTCCAACGATAATTCAAACTCCAACGACAACGCGAACGACAACACGAATCTCAACGGCAACAAGAACGACAACACGAATCTCAACGGCAATGACAATTCCAATTCGTCCGACGAGGGCAACGCAAACGACAACGTCGGCAACGACAATCTGAATTCGAACGGTAACGGGAATTCAAACCTGAACGGCAATACCAATCAGAATTCGAACGCCAACAACAATCAGAATTCCAACGTCGATTCCGGCGGCAACCAGAACACCAACTCCGGCAATCAGAATGGTGACGGGCCGGCAGGCTTGCCGTTTGAGGACTGCCTTTCCCATCTGAATTGCGGTGACGGTCTTTGCGGCGCGGGCGTGAATTTCTTCGCGGCCATCGCGGCCATGTTTCTTTTTGTGGCACGGAACCGTCGTACTCGTTGA
- a CDS encoding DMT family transporter, with protein MTRPASLPALLFVAVLSIATAAIFIKLSSDAAPIVIAAARLSLSAILLVPIALARRDGSVRSGGRKRWGGIGLAGVFLAAHFFCWITSLRHTSVVSSVVLVTTNPIFTGIASYFLFKEPITRPLLFGILLAVVGGGTIAYADAGRDAGSVYGNVMSLLGAITASSYFLVGRSVRRDVDTLNYVLPVYSIAALLLCSGAMVLREPIAGLRTSTYVYFVLLAIVPQLIGHSIFNWALKYMSATMIAICILGEPIGATIMAAGFLDESVTGEQAVGGALILAGIFLASRGSPPAESGSDRPELAVAGSGSAGPSGRTNGD; from the coding sequence GTGACGCGGCCTGCATCACTACCGGCTCTGCTTTTCGTCGCGGTGCTTTCCATTGCGACCGCAGCGATTTTCATCAAGCTGTCGTCCGATGCCGCGCCGATTGTCATCGCCGCCGCCCGGCTTTCACTATCTGCGATCCTGCTTGTTCCGATCGCGCTCGCGCGGCGCGACGGCTCGGTCCGGTCCGGTGGTCGCAAGCGCTGGGGTGGCATCGGGCTGGCGGGCGTTTTCCTTGCCGCGCACTTCTTCTGCTGGATTACGTCGCTACGGCACACGAGTGTCGTCAGCTCGGTCGTGCTGGTCACGACCAATCCGATCTTTACCGGCATTGCTTCGTATTTTCTCTTCAAGGAACCGATTACACGCCCGCTGCTGTTCGGCATCCTGCTGGCCGTTGTCGGGGGCGGGACGATCGCCTATGCGGACGCCGGTCGCGATGCCGGCTCTGTGTATGGCAACGTCATGTCACTTCTCGGCGCGATCACCGCGTCGAGCTATTTTCTGGTGGGGCGAAGCGTTCGACGCGATGTTGACACGCTCAATTACGTTCTGCCGGTTTATTCGATCGCCGCACTTCTTCTGTGCAGCGGGGCGATGGTGCTGAGGGAACCGATTGCGGGACTTCGCACGTCGACTTATGTGTATTTCGTGCTGTTGGCGATCGTCCCGCAGCTTATCGGTCACAGTATTTTCAACTGGGCATTGAAATACATGAGTGCGACGATGATCGCGATCTGCATCCTAGGTGAGCCGATTGGCGCGACGATCATGGCGGCTGGTTTTCTTGACGAGTCAGTTACCGGAGAGCAGGCCGTCGGTGGGGCACTGATTCTCGCGGGCATATTTCTTGCTTCTCGTGGCTCGCCGCCGGCAGAGAGCGGATCGGATCGCCCCGAATTGGCCGTTGCGGGTTCCGGGTCGGCGGGTCCGTCGGGCCGGACGAATGGCGACTAG
- a CDS encoding acyl-CoA/acyl-ACP dehydrogenase gives MNSALDQLTARLARLATHFDMTSDWPAESLECLGAAGAWTWIIPTKFGGIGLPISSQMQAYEAVAAGCLSCALILTQRDGAAEFIAESENDAAKADLLPSLAMGKRFASIGISHLTTSRQGGKPALTAQPDGDGFVLTGYMPWVTAADHCDLIVTGAVVPDGSQVLVWVPTDTVGVQIDPPMRLAALQSSHTSEVHCRQVRIKKEHVLRRPCDNALRRGSPVKSMVVSVVGMGLAKALVRDIERHTAGEGGALRELVDDAVARYDALRERVFSHVDRLADESADVPKTALRIAVNDLLMRLAITAVTMGKGSGFIRQRDTQRLAREAMFFLVWSAPEDVRSRTLSNMLDRPMPEIKSMGF, from the coding sequence ATGAACTCCGCGCTCGATCAATTGACTGCCAGATTGGCCCGCCTCGCGACCCATTTTGACATGACCTCCGACTGGCCGGCTGAATCGCTGGAGTGCCTCGGCGCGGCCGGAGCATGGACGTGGATTATTCCGACGAAATTCGGCGGGATCGGCCTGCCCATCTCGTCGCAAATGCAAGCTTATGAAGCGGTTGCGGCCGGTTGCCTCTCATGCGCTCTGATCCTCACCCAACGCGATGGCGCGGCCGAATTCATCGCCGAGTCGGAAAACGACGCCGCAAAGGCGGATCTGCTGCCGAGCCTGGCGATGGGCAAGCGGTTCGCCTCCATCGGAATCAGTCATCTCACGACGAGTCGGCAGGGCGGCAAGCCGGCGCTGACGGCCCAGCCGGACGGCGACGGCTTTGTGCTGACCGGCTACATGCCGTGGGTCACCGCCGCGGATCATTGCGACCTGATCGTGACCGGTGCCGTTGTGCCGGATGGATCACAGGTGCTGGTCTGGGTGCCGACCGATACCGTCGGAGTCCAGATCGATCCGCCGATGCGCCTGGCGGCGCTCCAGAGTTCGCATACATCGGAGGTTCATTGCCGACAGGTGCGCATTAAGAAAGAGCATGTGCTCAGAAGGCCGTGTGACAACGCCTTGCGCCGCGGTTCACCCGTCAAATCGATGGTCGTCTCAGTCGTGGGCATGGGGCTGGCGAAAGCGCTCGTTCGGGATATTGAGCGTCACACCGCGGGCGAGGGCGGCGCGCTGCGCGAATTGGTTGACGATGCCGTGGCTCGGTACGACGCTTTGCGCGAACGTGTTTTTTCGCACGTCGACCGTCTGGCCGATGAGTCCGCCGACGTGCCGAAAACGGCCTTGCGCATCGCTGTGAACGACTTGCTTATGCGGCTGGCCATCACGGCGGTCACAATGGGAAAGGGTTCGGGATTCATTCGTCAGCGCGACACACAGCGCCTGGCGCGTGAAGCGATGTTTTTTCTCGTCTGGTCAGCTCCCGAGGATGTCAGATCCAGGACACTCTCAAATATGCTGGATCGGCCCATGCCGGAAATAAAGTCAATGGGATTCTGA
- a CDS encoding prepilin-type N-terminal cleavage/methylation domain-containing protein: MRMRVAFTLMELMIVVAIAAIIFVASVTGEDSTENESIKQFTEKLDGDVSYARSLSIANPLDPVVVKVDPESDKYWLAKKAAPDTPIANPADKKPYVVALGQNPQAKGIMRRLSIAATDLGDDKMLEFDSMGTLKRSDAATIRLAIGERAVDIQVVPQASRTTKITASVDALADDGSGKLVREESADGEIATETNTADANDKGLIESILGGLGL; this comes from the coding sequence ATGAGAATGCGCGTCGCATTTACATTAATGGAGTTGATGATCGTGGTGGCCATCGCGGCGATCATTTTCGTGGCGTCGGTGACGGGAGAGGATTCGACCGAGAATGAGAGTATCAAGCAGTTCACCGAGAAGCTTGATGGTGACGTCAGCTATGCACGAAGTCTTTCGATCGCTAATCCGCTCGATCCGGTGGTTGTGAAAGTCGATCCGGAATCCGACAAGTACTGGCTTGCCAAGAAGGCGGCTCCGGACACACCGATCGCCAACCCGGCTGATAAAAAGCCGTACGTCGTCGCGCTGGGACAAAACCCTCAGGCCAAGGGCATCATGCGACGCCTTTCGATTGCGGCGACCGATCTCGGTGATGACAAGATGCTTGAATTTGATTCGATGGGGACTCTCAAGCGAAGCGACGCCGCAACGATCCGACTGGCCATCGGTGAGCGTGCCGTGGACATCCAGGTGGTGCCCCAGGCGAGCCGGACAACCAAGATCACTGCCTCGGTGGATGCGTTGGCGGATGATGGCAGCGGCAAGCTGGTTCGCGAGGAGTCCGCGGACGGCGAAATCGCCACCGAAACCAACACCGCTGATGCGAACGACAAGGGACTGATTGAATCGATCCTGGGTGGTCTGGGGCTCTAG
- a CDS encoding DUF4405 domain-containing protein, whose amino-acid sequence MKRNTLNFCVDFVTLIVFLGMVITGFLVRFLLPPGTGGRLSIWNWGRHDWGDLHFWLAVGLLGLILVHVILHWAWICQVARRSITGDQVAKRPLARQRRFWIGIATMVIMAAAILTFYWSAARSVQDERGRGIRGRITAADATIGESMDQDRKDADHTNPDWTRRHRNRGRSR is encoded by the coding sequence ATGAAACGCAACACACTGAATTTCTGCGTGGACTTCGTAACGCTGATTGTCTTCCTTGGCATGGTGATCACGGGATTTCTTGTGCGGTTCCTGCTCCCACCGGGAACAGGGGGCCGACTGTCAATTTGGAACTGGGGTCGGCACGATTGGGGCGATCTGCATTTCTGGTTGGCTGTTGGGTTGCTCGGACTGATACTCGTTCACGTGATTCTGCATTGGGCGTGGATTTGTCAGGTCGCACGCCGCTCGATTACCGGCGATCAAGTCGCCAAACGTCCGCTCGCACGGCAGCGCCGTTTTTGGATTGGTATCGCGACAATGGTCATTATGGCCGCCGCGATCCTCACGTTTTACTGGTCCGCCGCAAGGAGCGTTCAGGACGAACGCGGACGCGGAATCCGCGGACGAATCACGGCAGCAGACGCGACAATCGGCGAATCGATGGACCAGGATCGAAAAGATGCGGATCATACAAATCCGGATTGGACGCGGCGTCACCGAAATCGGGGCCGGAGTCGGTGA
- the pilM gene encoding pilus assembly protein PilM: MLFRNRHKRGPIGLDIGASGVRMIQFGSEAGQPSVVASAFCDFPRDLPESTDINDVVRETIAEAMRRHPFEGRDVVTSFGNGEFQLKNIRLPRMPPDELSAAVEFEARERFDFSRSPAQVRYLPVGEVRHGNELKEEVIVFAAFEEVVNARLELLESLKLNPVAIDLTPCAVARSFIRFLRRSEDANAINVFIDLGYRGTNVIITRGAEISFLKQIEVGGMQLTDAVAKALSITPQEATELRLKIMREQSGRRSDAGVTVPHEVKAAVSDAVRPFSERLGRDLQLCLRYFAVTFRGQKPETLTLVGGDAHEPQHSQVLGEAVSVPCTIGYPLRGMGGLAGLSGRDRRTTQPAWATACGLALRNSPWVRTGARMSEPVGAAT; the protein is encoded by the coding sequence GTGTTATTCAGGAATCGTCACAAACGGGGGCCGATCGGTTTGGACATCGGCGCGTCCGGTGTCCGGATGATTCAATTCGGCAGCGAGGCGGGTCAGCCTTCGGTTGTGGCGTCGGCTTTCTGCGACTTTCCCCGGGATCTTCCGGAGTCAACGGACATCAACGATGTCGTGCGGGAGACGATCGCCGAGGCGATGAGGCGCCACCCGTTCGAGGGTCGCGATGTCGTGACGTCGTTCGGCAACGGCGAATTTCAACTCAAGAATATCCGGCTTCCGCGAATGCCGCCGGATGAATTGTCGGCGGCGGTGGAATTCGAGGCCCGCGAGCGTTTTGACTTCAGCCGGTCACCCGCGCAGGTTCGGTATCTTCCGGTCGGGGAAGTTCGACACGGGAACGAACTGAAGGAAGAAGTCATTGTATTTGCGGCGTTTGAAGAGGTAGTCAACGCGCGACTCGAATTGCTCGAATCGCTTAAGCTGAACCCCGTGGCAATCGACCTGACGCCGTGCGCCGTGGCGCGCAGCTTCATCCGATTTCTGCGTCGCTCCGAAGACGCCAATGCCATTAATGTCTTCATTGATCTGGGCTATCGCGGGACGAATGTCATCATCACGCGCGGCGCGGAGATTTCCTTCCTGAAACAGATCGAAGTCGGCGGCATGCAACTGACGGATGCCGTCGCCAAGGCACTTTCGATCACTCCGCAGGAAGCAACCGAACTTCGCTTGAAAATCATGCGGGAACAAAGCGGCCGCCGTTCGGACGCCGGCGTGACCGTGCCGCACGAGGTCAAGGCCGCGGTGAGTGACGCGGTTCGGCCGTTTTCGGAGCGACTGGGCCGCGATCTTCAATTGTGCCTTCGGTACTTCGCGGTCACGTTTCGCGGCCAGAAACCGGAGACCCTGACGCTGGTGGGTGGAGACGCCCACGAACCGCAGCATTCGCAGGTGCTTGGCGAGGCGGTCAGCGTTCCCTGCACGATCGGCTACCCGCTTCGCGGGATGGGCGGTCTGGCGGGATTGAGCGGCCGAGATCGACGAACGACGCAGCCTGCGTGGGCGACGGCCTGCGGGTTGGCGCTGCGAAACTCGCCATGGGTGCGTACCGGAGCGCGAATGAGCGAACCGGTCGGCGCGGCGACCTAG
- a CDS encoding flippase-like domain-containing protein gives MTASVKKWALRVLKLAVCAAALVYLSTKVTLDDYVRLPGDPGVLHRLIAETGDSIRYQNAVTGAEHTLPYHQPAIGEPISENEPRIVRGLKSVIRRTDWKWSAWALVLMAPVTFILGWRLRLLLATQEIALSLRDALLLTFAGNFFNFAMPGSTGGDLYKAYHIAKRTPKRVQGVTIVILDRVVGLVSFLLIAAVVLMFAGSTGRIGAYGQIVGYLTVGIIAAGLMFFSRRVRTLLRYDHWLSKLPFAEKIRHIDETTFAFRYHKAQAAMALFVTFVSHICIVTYIYFLSRGFGITASGDRTQIDLYFAVLMASVVGFLFAAIPISFQGFGLMEAVFIRVLVQGQWCDYSTMLALTLSARLVQVVWSLPGILAPWMGLERPPEDATEESIENATR, from the coding sequence TTGACCGCATCTGTCAAGAAATGGGCGTTGAGGGTTCTGAAGCTCGCCGTCTGCGCCGCCGCCCTGGTCTATCTCAGCACCAAAGTCACGCTGGATGACTACGTCCGTCTGCCGGGCGACCCCGGTGTTCTGCATCGCCTGATCGCGGAGACCGGGGACTCGATTCGATATCAGAATGCTGTAACTGGCGCGGAGCACACGCTGCCCTATCATCAACCGGCGATCGGCGAGCCGATCTCCGAGAATGAGCCGCGCATTGTTCGCGGCCTGAAGTCGGTCATCCGGCGCACGGACTGGAAGTGGTCGGCCTGGGCGCTCGTGCTGATGGCGCCTGTCACCTTCATTCTCGGCTGGCGATTGCGTCTGTTGCTTGCGACGCAGGAGATCGCCTTGAGCCTGCGCGACGCCCTGCTGCTGACGTTTGCCGGTAATTTCTTCAACTTCGCGATGCCCGGATCAACCGGAGGTGATCTTTACAAGGCGTATCACATCGCGAAGCGAACGCCGAAGCGCGTGCAGGGTGTCACGATCGTGATACTCGATCGTGTCGTGGGTCTCGTGAGCTTTCTGCTGATTGCGGCAGTGGTACTCATGTTTGCGGGGAGCACCGGCCGAATCGGCGCTTATGGCCAGATCGTCGGCTATCTCACCGTAGGCATCATCGCGGCCGGATTGATGTTCTTTTCCCGGCGAGTCCGAACCCTGCTACGATATGACCACTGGCTGAGCAAGCTACCCTTCGCGGAGAAGATCCGCCACATCGACGAGACGACCTTCGCGTTCAGATACCATAAGGCTCAGGCGGCCATGGCGCTTTTCGTGACATTCGTCAGCCACATCTGCATCGTGACCTACATTTACTTTCTCTCGCGCGGATTCGGAATCACGGCGTCCGGCGATCGAACCCAGATCGATCTCTACTTCGCCGTCCTTATGGCGTCGGTCGTGGGATTCCTGTTCGCGGCGATTCCGATCAGTTTTCAGGGCTTCGGGTTGATGGAGGCGGTATTCATCCGGGTCCTGGTCCAGGGACAGTGGTGCGACTATTCGACGATGCTCGCGCTGACGCTGTCGGCGCGGCTGGTACAGGTTGTCTGGTCGCTTCCCGGCATCCTGGCGCCGTGGATGGGACTTGAGCGACCGCCCGAAGACGCAACGGAAGAATCGATAGAAAACGCCACGCGATGA
- a CDS encoding PilN domain-containing protein yields MCIWLVANHRQLSVAEAMLADVESQQSQLKHLSEEKLQLQSELAGIVTHEQMIGQLGDRASLVIVLADLSRNIPENVKLTRVTMDATYLAPYLVLSGGHRDPARNPVSSSVPSQEQLNGQRTDRFDILRLEGIALGPADVIEFASALERSGLFADVYTEVVESGVWSGRAVRKFALLCEIIPHERSRP; encoded by the coding sequence ATGTGCATCTGGCTGGTGGCGAATCATCGGCAACTGAGCGTGGCCGAGGCGATGCTTGCGGATGTGGAGTCCCAGCAATCCCAGTTGAAGCATTTATCGGAAGAGAAGCTGCAACTCCAGTCCGAACTGGCGGGCATCGTGACACACGAGCAGATGATCGGCCAGTTGGGCGATCGCGCCAGCTTGGTCATCGTTCTGGCGGACTTGTCTCGGAATATTCCGGAGAATGTGAAACTAACACGGGTCACGATGGATGCGACGTACCTGGCACCTTATCTCGTCCTCTCCGGCGGGCATCGCGATCCGGCCAGGAATCCGGTGTCTTCCAGTGTGCCGAGTCAGGAACAGTTGAATGGCCAGCGAACCGACCGCTTTGACATCCTGCGGCTGGAGGGTATTGCACTGGGGCCGGCGGACGTCATCGAATTTGCGTCGGCCCTCGAACGAAGCGGACTCTTCGCCGATGTCTATACCGAGGTGGTCGAATCCGGCGTGTGGTCCGGCCGAGCGGTTCGTAAATTCGCATTGCTGTGCGAGATCATCCCGCACGAGAGGTCGCGGCCATGA
- a CDS encoding prepilin-type N-terminal cleavage/methylation domain-containing protein → MPQKITKIAMKRAFTLIEMMLAASVTALTATAGATMIYAISSSATQTRDYRTQRSEGHYALSMIGRTIRQARAIGYLNGDSMSLWLRDSNGNDTVDIEEMGRIYFDSSNHAVLFDYFDNSEVTGLGALAFNQLFTPSDVATVMNVTQRKTVALAKGVDSLQFDGHPDSVEVRMVQMRLTMSVNGESLTFHHAASPKASGDYLFFRETSVPVSDTSTRVLRKKKTAWDGFSYLGTLTPAGSKTPTK, encoded by the coding sequence ATGCCTCAAAAAATCACAAAAATTGCGATGAAACGAGCATTTACGCTGATCGAAATGATGCTTGCGGCATCTGTCACGGCGCTGACGGCGACCGCCGGCGCGACCATGATTTATGCCATCAGTTCGTCGGCCACGCAGACCCGCGACTACCGCACCCAGCGATCGGAGGGGCATTATGCTCTGAGCATGATCGGGAGGACGATTCGGCAGGCCCGCGCGATCGGCTATCTCAACGGCGACAGCATGTCACTCTGGCTGCGGGATTCGAACGGCAATGACACGGTCGATATTGAAGAAATGGGTCGAATTTACTTCGATTCATCCAACCACGCCGTCCTGTTTGACTACTTCGACAATTCCGAGGTGACGGGACTGGGCGCATTGGCATTCAATCAGCTCTTCACACCTTCGGATGTCGCGACCGTCATGAATGTCACGCAGCGAAAGACCGTGGCGCTGGCCAAAGGCGTTGATTCGCTCCAGTTTGACGGCCATCCAGACAGCGTTGAAGTTCGCATGGTGCAGATGCGTCTGACGATGTCGGTCAATGGAGAGTCACTGACCTTCCATCATGCCGCCTCTCCGAAGGCCTCGGGCGACTACCTGTTCTTCCGTGAGACATCGGTTCCGGTGAGCGACACTTCGACGAGGGTGCTTCGAAAAAAGAAGACGGCATGGGACGGGTTTTCGTATCTCGGCACACTGACACCGGCCGGAAGCAAGACGCCGACCAAGTGA
- a CDS encoding AtpZ/AtpI family protein has translation MDEPEKPDGPKNDSKFFAIGMRFSAIGFEFAGAVLILGYLGIKVDERYGSDPWGTFGGLIIGMAIGLFTMIKQLEKLNR, from the coding sequence ATGGATGAGCCTGAAAAGCCCGACGGCCCGAAGAATGACTCGAAGTTCTTTGCAATTGGGATGCGCTTCAGTGCAATCGGCTTCGAGTTCGCGGGCGCGGTTCTCATCCTTGGATATCTGGGCATCAAGGTGGACGAGCGATATGGCTCCGACCCGTGGGGCACGTTCGGCGGACTGATCATCGGAATGGCCATTGGCTTGTTCACGATGATCAAGCAACTGGAAAAGTTGAACCGGTAG
- a CDS encoding type II secretion system protein: MRKKAFTLVELLIVVIILGILAAVVIPQFSDASTEARESSLATNLATIRGQIELYRLQHNGNYPPEANFDTVMTSKTNADHTTTGTPTLGPYLQRIPNNPFTNTNNVVNTGTPASTTAWYYNAATGTFQAFDTVAHSNL; encoded by the coding sequence ATGAGAAAGAAGGCGTTTACCCTGGTCGAACTGTTGATCGTCGTGATCATCCTTGGAATCCTCGCAGCCGTCGTGATTCCGCAGTTCAGCGATGCGAGCACTGAAGCGCGCGAAAGCTCGCTCGCGACCAATCTCGCGACGATTCGCGGGCAGATTGAATTGTATCGCTTGCAGCACAACGGGAATTATCCTCCTGAGGCGAACTTCGACACGGTCATGACGTCGAAGACGAATGCCGATCATACGACCACGGGCACGCCGACGCTCGGGCCGTATCTCCAGCGAATTCCCAACAACCCCTTTACAAATACGAACAACGTCGTCAATACCGGCACGCCGGCTTCGACCACGGCCTGGTATTACAACGCCGCGACGGGCACCTTCCAGGCCTTTGACACCGTCGCTCACTCGAATCTGTAA
- a CDS encoding cytidylate kinase-like family protein, whose product MKRQITADGSLGNLVERQMRNWEIARSQKRADPVSTGLQPVEQFICISRAVGLPGEKVACKLLEATGWPMFDREILAIMSGDEEYRRQIYSSLDERDLNWLSDFVMSLTKGLINREDYFHRLSATISALARKGHAIFLGRAADLILPRDLGLRVRFTANRDYCIREFARLNRIEFDYAARQVEEIEHDRTRFLKTHFKTAADDLSRFDLVINMEHLSIDQATEVILTAARAKSVIESPAQAPSDETRTRKPTVSRV is encoded by the coding sequence ATGAAACGCCAAATCACCGCCGACGGGAGCCTCGGTAATCTCGTCGAACGCCAGATGCGTAATTGGGAAATCGCCAGATCGCAGAAACGCGCCGATCCGGTCTCGACAGGTCTGCAACCGGTTGAGCAGTTCATCTGCATTTCGCGGGCCGTCGGCCTGCCTGGCGAAAAGGTCGCTTGCAAGCTGCTGGAAGCCACGGGCTGGCCGATGTTTGATCGTGAGATTCTCGCGATTATGTCGGGTGACGAGGAATATCGCCGACAGATCTACTCCAGTCTGGATGAACGAGACCTGAACTGGCTCTCGGATTTTGTCATGTCCTTGACCAAAGGCCTCATCAATCGCGAAGACTATTTCCATCGACTCAGTGCAACCATCTCGGCACTCGCGCGCAAGGGCCACGCCATCTTCCTTGGTCGGGCCGCGGATCTCATTCTGCCGCGCGATCTCGGACTTCGCGTGCGGTTTACCGCAAACCGCGACTATTGCATCCGGGAGTTCGCACGACTCAATCGGATCGAGTTCGATTATGCCGCCCGCCAGGTCGAGGAAATCGAGCACGATCGCACGCGGTTCTTGAAGACCCACTTCAAGACCGCGGCTGACGATCTATCGCGTTTCGACCTGGTAATCAACATGGAGCACTTAAGCATAGATCAAGCGACAGAGGTAATCCTGACCGCCGCTAGGGCAAAATCGGTGATCGAGTCCCCTGCGCAGGCCCCCAGCGACGAGACACGCACCCGTAAACCAACCGTCTCCCGCGTTTAA
- a CDS encoding type II secretion system protein: MTTTKNQHIRNTTFAGLKRRRAFTFAEALLASTILAIIATTATLPFSAGTQSAKEAQKLERAVELAESMMEEILARPFFAPGQSAPTPGPDSGETVRLAYDSIDDFSGYSESDQVLRNYKGGAINDPDVQGFWRQVSVDYVSYPDQQPGDTDSIMHVRVKVYYKSALQVTLDRVVTRDD, encoded by the coding sequence ATGACCACGACGAAGAATCAACACATTCGGAACACAACGTTCGCCGGATTAAAACGCCGCCGCGCATTCACCTTCGCGGAAGCGCTGCTTGCGTCGACCATTCTCGCGATCATCGCGACAACCGCGACGCTTCCCTTCTCCGCAGGAACGCAAAGCGCCAAGGAAGCCCAAAAGCTCGAACGGGCCGTGGAACTGGCTGAATCCATGATGGAGGAGATCCTCGCACGCCCGTTCTTCGCGCCCGGTCAGAGCGCGCCAACGCCCGGTCCGGACTCGGGCGAGACGGTACGACTTGCGTATGACAGCATCGACGATTTCAGCGGATATTCGGAAAGCGATCAGGTCCTCCGCAACTACAAGGGCGGGGCGATCAACGATCCGGACGTCCAGGGCTTCTGGCGACAGGTGTCGGTCGATTATGTGTCGTATCCTGACCAGCAGCCCGGTGACACGGACAGCATCATGCATGTCCGTGTGAAGGTGTATTACAAGTCCGCGTTACAGGTCACGCTCGATCGCGTCGTCACGAGGGATGACTGA